A single Meles meles chromosome 20, mMelMel3.1 paternal haplotype, whole genome shotgun sequence DNA region contains:
- the ZNRF4 gene encoding LOW QUALITY PROTEIN: E3 ubiquitin-protein ligase ZNRF4 (The sequence of the model RefSeq protein was modified relative to this genomic sequence to represent the inferred CDS: deleted 1 base in 1 codon), with product MAGGQLIRFEEPFGELGWEARDWRQEARLDQNVCKVRGFVWVHGGPSSAWRTVPCGQLPLPGAVFCLVCTSSATPPESRDLRDLRDLGAGKPEEPGIFSVSQPPAPLKVAPPTTHTLAGLGEPPRFELTSLPISATGPPGRPWRCPKASGLLSPAGPSPRSIWRGGGEEGGVAMGRPEPAGAPRAVPAWLILLALLAPSEAVVRAVLDRNASTVDFADLPALFGAPLAPEGVRGYLMEAEPANACHPIERPRPGNGSLGAIVLIRRYDCTFDLKVLHAQRAGFEAAIVHNVRSDELVRMAHVYEDLRRQITIPSVFVGEAASQDLRVIVRCDKGAHVLLLPDYPPCPDLDCHPVLAVSWVLGRALALLASVFLVLRPLWGWLWARWSRGPEVKPRAGQKAQVRTFTRRNDLCAICLDEYEEGDQLKILPCSHTYHRKCIDPWFSQAARRSCPVCKQSVAGTEDGSDSTVDSLGDEDPSLPGHRPPIWAIQARLRSRRLELLAQAGSQGHSNATSVCVAEAPAPSQRPPEPL from the exons CTAGACCAGAACGTCTGTAAGGTCAGGGGTTTTGTCTGGGTTCACGGCGGTCCGTCCAGCGCCTGGCGCACTGTCCCGTGCGGACAGCTCCCTCTCCCCGGAGCCGTCTTCTGTCTCGTCTGCACGAGCTCAGCTACGCCGCCCGAGAGCCGGGACCTCCGGGACCTCCGGGACCTTGGAGCAGGAAAG CCTGAGGAGCCAGGCATCTTCAGCGTATCCCAGCCCCCGGCACCACTGAAGGtggctccccccaccacacataCACTGGCTGGGCTGGGGGAAC CCCCCCGATTCGAGCTCACCTCACTTCCCATCTCGGCCACGGGCCCTCCCGGGAGGCCCTGGAGATGCCCGAAGGCCTCCGGTCTGCTGTCCCCAGCGGGACCTAGTCCACGCAGCATCtggcgaggaggagga gaggaggggggcgtGGCCATGGGGCGGCCAGAGCCAGCCGGGGCCCCGCGGGCAGTCCCGGCCTGGCTGATCCTGCTGGCGCTGCTGGCGCCCTCGGAGGCGGTGGTGCGGGCCGTGCTGGACCGCAACGCCAGCACCGTGGACTTCGCCGACCTGCCGGCCCTGTTCGGGGCGCCCCTGGCCCCTGAGGGCGTGCGGGGCTACCTGATGGAGGCCGAGCCGGCCAACGCCTGCCACCCCATCGAGCGCCCGCGGCCCGGCAACGGCTCGCTGGGCGCCATCGTGCTGATCCGCCGCTACGACTGCACCTTCGACCTCAAGGTGCTGCACGCCCAGCGGGCGGGCTTCGAGGCGGCCATCGTGCACAACGTGCGCTCGGACGAGCTGGTGCGCATGGCCCACGTCTACGAGGACCTGCGGCGTCAGATCACCATCCCCTCGGTGTTCGTGGGCGAGGCCGCCTCGCAGGACCTGCGGGTCATCGTGCGCTGCGACAAGGGGGCGCACGTCCTCCTGCTGCCCGACTACCCGCCGTGCCCCGACCTGGACTGCCACCCGGTGCTGGCCGTCTCCTGGGTGCTGGGCCGCGCCCTGGCCCTGCTCGCCTCGGTCTTCCTGGTCCTCCGCCCGCTGTGGGGCTGGCTGTGGGCCCGGTGGAGCCGCGGGCCGGAGGTCAAGCCGCGGGCCGGCCAGAAGGCCCAGGTGCGCACCTTCACGCGGCGGAACGACCTGTGCGCCATCTGCCTGGACGAGTACGAGGAGGGCGACCAGCTCAAGATCCTGCCCTGCTCCCACACTTACCACCGCAAGTGCATTGACCCCTGGTTCTCCCAGGCCGCCCGGCGCTCCTGCCCCGTGTGCAAGCAGTCGGTGGCCGGCACGGAAGACGGCTCCGACTCCACCGTGGACAGCCTGGGCGACGAGGACCCCTCGCTGCCCGGCCACCGACCCCCCATCTGGGCCATCCAGGCCCGGCTGCGCTCGCGGAGGCTGGAGCTGCTGGCCCAAGCCGGCTCCCAGGGCCACTCCAATGCTACGTCCGTGTGCGTGGCCGAGGCCCCCGCGCCCTCCCAGAGGCCCCCAGAACCGCTGTGA